In Kaistella faecalis, a genomic segment contains:
- a CDS encoding LysE family translocator — protein sequence MFELIISAIGLGIMLSLVFIGPIFFLLIETSFSRGPKHALALDLGVIFADILCITAAFFASADLIQLIDKHPGFYRITSFIILIYAVYMVVSKTRMHLAGEEKMIGQNYFKTFLNGFFFNILNIGVVLFWLVTVISVRNAYPKLDEFLLYMALVVGTYLAIDFFKIYLAKQFHYKLTERLANQIRKGVGFILVGFSIFIFLQSFKKFNQFDRQLEEAERTGQKQIKK from the coding sequence ATGTTTGAACTTATAATTTCGGCAATTGGTTTGGGAATTATGCTCAGCCTCGTGTTCATAGGACCCATTTTCTTTCTTTTGATTGAAACCAGTTTTTCGCGTGGACCGAAACATGCATTGGCGCTTGACTTAGGAGTAATTTTCGCTGATATTTTGTGTATTACCGCAGCATTTTTTGCAAGTGCCGATTTAATACAGCTCATTGATAAACATCCGGGTTTTTACCGTATAACCTCTTTTATTATTTTAATTTATGCGGTTTATATGGTGGTTTCTAAAACAAGGATGCATCTTGCCGGCGAGGAAAAAATGATTGGTCAGAACTATTTTAAGACTTTTCTCAACGGATTTTTCTTCAATATTTTAAATATAGGTGTTGTGCTGTTCTGGCTTGTAACAGTAATTTCTGTTAGAAATGCCTACCCAAAGCTGGACGAATTTCTTCTTTATATGGCATTGGTAGTCGGTACTTATCTCGCCATCGACTTCTTTAAGATTTATCTCGCAAAGCAGTTTCATTACAAACTTACCGAAAGACTTGCCAATCAGATCCGCAAAGGTGTTGGTTTTATTCTCGTGGGATTCAGTATCTTTATCTTTCTCCAGAGTTTCAAGAAATTTAACCAGTTCGACCGGCAATTGGAAGAAGCAGAAAGAACAGGGCAAAAACAGATTAAGAAATGA
- the rnr gene encoding ribonuclease R, whose protein sequence is MAKKSKFISHKNHQKLQEIGRLILKFMNQKSTKIYNYKQIADGIDYKNPRQRELVIQSLHKLLSDERIKETEKGKYIINLKIEGTLTGIIDFNQAGNAYVKVDDLDDDVFIHSKNVKDALQGDKVLIVTYHFKGKKLEGSVLEVIERNRDEFVGTFQLIKHKDFGFVVCDKKTINTDIFVPKGKIAGAEDGDKVVVKMTDWKAGEKNPEGEIIKVLGAPGEHETEIHSILAEYGLPYTFPEEVEREAEEIDRQIHDSEVAKRRDMRKICTFTIDPKDAKDFDDALSIQKLENGNWEIGVHIADVSHYVVPGTMLDDEAYDRATSVYLVDRVVPMLPEVLSNDVCSLRPNEDKYTFSAVFELDENADVVKEWFGRTVIHSDRRFSYEEAQERIETKEGDLAEEILVLDRLAKILRKNRINNGAITFDRSEVRFNLDENSEPIGVYFKVSKDSNHLIEEFMLLANRKVSEFVSLNRKGDPTGNTFIYRIHDDPDPTKLEALREFVSTFGYKMDLANTKKVAESLNRLLTDVKGKGEENMIETLAMRSMSKAIYSTNPIGHYGLGFEFYSHFTSPIRRYPDLIAHRLLQHYLDGGKSPNKQDYDEKSKHCSAMERLAADAERDSIKFMQVKFMEKHLGEVFTGVISGVADFGFWVQIPENGAEGLIKLRDLMDDSYQYDAKNHAVIGSRTGNQYQLGQEVKIKVMKANLIQKQLDFKIVE, encoded by the coding sequence ATGGCAAAAAAAAGCAAATTTATATCTCATAAAAACCATCAGAAACTCCAGGAAATAGGACGTTTAATCTTGAAATTTATGAACCAGAAATCCACTAAAATCTACAATTACAAGCAGATTGCAGATGGAATTGATTATAAAAATCCGCGACAGCGGGAACTTGTGATTCAGTCACTCCACAAATTACTTTCTGACGAACGGATTAAAGAAACCGAGAAAGGTAAATATATCATTAACCTAAAGATTGAGGGAACCCTGACAGGAATCATCGATTTTAATCAGGCAGGCAACGCTTACGTAAAAGTGGATGATTTGGATGACGACGTGTTCATCCACTCCAAAAATGTGAAAGATGCACTTCAGGGCGACAAAGTTCTTATCGTAACTTATCATTTTAAGGGAAAAAAACTTGAAGGTTCTGTTCTTGAGGTAATTGAAAGAAACCGCGACGAGTTTGTAGGAACTTTCCAACTGATTAAACACAAAGATTTTGGGTTTGTAGTTTGTGATAAAAAAACGATCAATACAGATATTTTTGTTCCCAAAGGTAAAATTGCCGGCGCTGAAGATGGTGATAAAGTAGTTGTAAAAATGACCGACTGGAAAGCTGGTGAGAAAAATCCCGAAGGCGAAATCATTAAAGTTTTAGGAGCTCCCGGCGAGCATGAGACCGAAATTCACTCGATTTTAGCAGAATACGGCTTGCCGTACACTTTCCCTGAAGAAGTTGAAAGAGAAGCGGAAGAAATTGACCGGCAAATCCACGATAGCGAAGTTGCAAAACGTCGCGATATGCGTAAAATCTGCACTTTTACGATAGATCCTAAAGATGCTAAAGATTTTGACGATGCCTTATCAATCCAGAAATTAGAGAACGGAAACTGGGAAATCGGCGTTCATATTGCCGACGTGTCTCATTACGTGGTTCCAGGAACGATGCTCGACGATGAAGCGTACGACCGTGCAACATCAGTTTATTTGGTAGACAGAGTGGTGCCGATGCTTCCTGAAGTTCTCAGTAATGATGTCTGTTCTTTGCGACCAAATGAAGATAAATATACTTTTTCTGCCGTTTTTGAACTTGATGAAAATGCAGATGTTGTGAAGGAGTGGTTCGGCAGAACCGTAATTCATTCCGACAGAAGATTCAGTTATGAAGAAGCTCAGGAAAGAATTGAAACCAAAGAAGGCGATTTAGCTGAAGAAATTCTGGTTTTGGATAGACTTGCTAAAATTCTAAGAAAAAACAGAATTAATAATGGCGCAATTACTTTCGATCGTAGCGAAGTACGCTTTAATTTGGATGAAAACAGCGAACCGATTGGTGTTTACTTTAAAGTAAGCAAAGATTCCAATCATTTGATTGAAGAATTTATGCTTTTGGCAAACCGAAAAGTTTCGGAATTTGTTTCCCTGAACAGAAAAGGTGATCCTACCGGAAATACCTTTATTTACAGAATTCACGACGATCCGGATCCTACAAAACTTGAAGCACTTCGAGAATTTGTATCCACCTTTGGTTATAAAATGGATCTGGCAAACACGAAAAAAGTTGCTGAATCACTCAACCGTTTATTAACGGATGTAAAAGGCAAGGGCGAAGAAAATATGATCGAGACTTTAGCAATGCGCTCGATGAGTAAAGCAATATATTCTACAAATCCAATCGGACATTACGGTTTAGGATTCGAGTTTTATTCGCATTTTACTTCCCCGATCAGAAGATATCCGGATTTAATTGCTCACCGATTGCTTCAGCATTATCTTGATGGCGGCAAATCACCGAATAAACAGGATTATGATGAAAAAAGCAAGCACTGCAGTGCGATGGAACGGTTGGCAGCCGATGCTGAAAGAGATTCCATTAAATTCATGCAGGTTAAATTCATGGAGAAACATTTGGGCGAAGTATTTACCGGCGTAATTTCCGGTGTTGCAGATTTCGGGTTCTGGGTACAGATCCCGGAAAACGGCGCGGAAGGTTTAATTAAACTCCGTGATCTGATGGATGATTCTTACCAATATGATGCTAAGAATCATGCAGTAATAGGTTCCCGAACAGGAAATCAATATCAACTGGGTCAGGAAGTAAAAATTAAAGTAATGAAAGCCAATCTCATCCAGAAACAGTTGGATTTCAAGATTGTGGAATAA
- the rpiB gene encoding ribose 5-phosphate isomerase B, whose protein sequence is MKKIAIACDHAGFDYKESIKKHLEANFVVKDFGTYSKDAVDYPDFVHPTATSVENGESDFGILICGSGQGVSITANKHQQIRCALCWMPELAELARKHNNANMVAIPARFIAQELAVEIIEKFLGTDFEGGRHENRVNKIPFC, encoded by the coding sequence ATGAAAAAAATAGCCATTGCCTGCGATCATGCAGGTTTCGATTACAAAGAAAGTATTAAAAAACATCTGGAAGCCAACTTCGTGGTAAAAGATTTTGGTACTTATTCCAAAGACGCTGTAGATTACCCGGATTTTGTACATCCCACGGCGACGTCGGTTGAAAATGGCGAAAGTGACTTTGGAATTTTGATTTGCGGCAGCGGACAGGGCGTTTCCATTACTGCAAATAAACATCAGCAGATACGTTGTGCATTATGCTGGATGCCCGAACTTGCTGAACTAGCGCGTAAACATAACAATGCGAACATGGTTGCAATCCCGGCAAGATTCATTGCACAGGAGCTTGCAGTGGAGATTATTGAGAAATTCCTCGGCACTGATTTTGAAGGAGGTAGACATGAAAACAGGGTTAATAAGATCCCGTTCTGTTAA
- a CDS encoding phosphoglycerate kinase produces the protein MKTVNDFNFKDKKALVRVDFNVPQSADLKVTDNTRIQAVKPTIDKILNDGGSVILMTHLGRPKGKVTEEFSLKNIVDEIEGVLGKEVKFCEDCIGPDAKEMSSDLQPGQILLLENLRFYNEEEKGDREFAEKLSKYADAYVNDAFGTAHRAHASTAIIAEYFPETKFFGLLMAKELEAIDKVLGSGEKPVTAILGGSKVSTKITIIENILPAIDNLIIGGGMAFTFVRALGGNIGKSLLEEDKLTLALEILEKAKAQNVKVFLPTDAVIADEFSNDAEKKEVDIYDIPEGWMGMDAGTRTRVLFHDVLMNSRTILWNGPIGVFEMPNFSAGTVALGDSIAESTKMGAFSLVGGGDSVAFVKKFGYDDKVSYVSTGGGAMLESLEGKELPGVKAINS, from the coding sequence ATGAAAACAGTAAACGATTTTAATTTTAAAGATAAAAAAGCGTTGGTGCGCGTTGATTTTAATGTGCCGCAAAGTGCAGATTTAAAAGTTACAGATAATACGAGGATTCAGGCAGTGAAACCAACGATTGATAAAATATTGAATGACGGAGGTTCTGTAATCCTCATGACTCATTTGGGTCGGCCAAAAGGAAAGGTTACAGAAGAGTTTTCTTTAAAAAACATTGTTGACGAAATAGAGGGAGTTTTAGGCAAAGAGGTTAAGTTCTGTGAAGACTGTATCGGGCCTGATGCAAAGGAAATGAGTAGTGATTTGCAACCCGGACAAATATTGCTTCTTGAAAATCTGAGATTCTATAATGAAGAAGAAAAAGGTGATCGCGAATTTGCTGAAAAACTTTCTAAATATGCTGATGCTTATGTGAATGACGCTTTCGGAACAGCACACCGTGCGCACGCTTCCACAGCAATTATAGCTGAATATTTTCCAGAAACTAAATTTTTCGGTTTACTGATGGCTAAGGAACTTGAAGCGATTGATAAAGTGCTTGGCAGCGGCGAAAAACCTGTAACCGCGATTCTAGGAGGATCAAAAGTTTCGACAAAAATTACTATTATAGAAAATATTTTACCGGCGATTGATAATCTGATTATTGGAGGTGGTATGGCGTTTACATTTGTGCGCGCTTTGGGCGGGAATATTGGAAAGTCCTTGTTGGAAGAAGATAAATTGACTCTGGCACTGGAAATTCTGGAAAAAGCAAAGGCCCAGAATGTGAAAGTATTTTTACCTACTGATGCCGTAATCGCCGATGAGTTCAGTAACGATGCGGAAAAAAAAGAAGTTGATATTTATGATATACCGGAAGGTTGGATGGGAATGGATGCCGGAACACGCACGAGAGTGCTGTTCCACGATGTTCTTATGAATTCACGTACTATTTTATGGAATGGGCCTATTGGTGTTTTCGAGATGCCTAACTTTTCGGCAGGAACAGTTGCCTTAGGCGACAGTATTGCGGAATCAACCAAAATGGGTGCATTTTCCCTTGTTGGAGGTGGAGACAGCGTGGCTTTTGTTAAAAAATTCGGTTACGATGATAAAGTGAGCTATGTTTCTACCGGCGGAGGTGCAATGTTGGAAAGTTTGGAGGGAAAAGAACTTCCAGGTGTAAAAGCAATCAACAGTTAA
- a CDS encoding class I SAM-dependent methyltransferase → MIIKDHFLTQEEFTLTDTSIAGIYKTEPIPENLSRYYESKEYISHYQDTESIKQKVYKFLQGFNLNFKRNILAKELHKNANVLDYGCGAGEFLKFIEEDFTTFGYEPNPSARKFASEKLSKTKLVDTLDSVENGSLDAITLWHVLEHIENQQDILNIFYNKLKTNGLLVIAVPNHTSYDAKRYKEFWAAYDVPRHIYHFSKTGMEKLMNNDQWNIKYIRPLLLDAFYISMLSEKYKKSPISWLKGFVFGAISNFKALKNDEFSSLIYVIEKK, encoded by the coding sequence ATGATAATTAAAGATCACTTTTTAACTCAGGAAGAATTTACTCTAACTGACACATCCATTGCAGGTATTTATAAAACTGAACCTATTCCTGAAAATCTCAGCAGGTATTATGAGAGTAAAGAATATATTTCACACTATCAGGATACCGAGTCGATCAAGCAAAAGGTTTACAAATTTCTACAGGGTTTCAATCTGAATTTTAAAAGGAATATTCTCGCGAAAGAACTTCATAAGAATGCTAATGTTCTGGATTATGGTTGCGGTGCAGGAGAATTTTTAAAATTTATCGAAGAGGATTTTACTACATTCGGATATGAACCTAATCCTTCTGCTAGAAAGTTTGCTTCTGAAAAATTGTCAAAAACAAAGCTTGTTGATACACTTGATTCCGTAGAAAACGGAAGTTTGGATGCCATTACTCTTTGGCATGTTTTGGAACATATTGAAAATCAGCAAGATATATTAAATATATTTTATAACAAGTTAAAAACCAATGGATTACTTGTAATTGCTGTTCCTAACCATACCTCTTACGATGCTAAAAGGTATAAAGAATTTTGGGCCGCTTATGACGTTCCCCGACACATTTATCACTTCTCAAAAACGGGAATGGAAAAATTAATGAACAATGATCAGTGGAACATTAAATATATCAGACCTCTCCTACTCGATGCCTTTTATATTTCTATGCTCAGTGAAAAATACAAGAAATCACCAATTTCCTGGCTTAAAGGATTCGTTTTTGGAGCAATTTCTAATTTTAAAGCACTAAAAAACGACGAATTTTCAAGCTTGATATACGTGATCGAAAAAAAATAG
- the mnmG gene encoding tRNA uridine-5-carboxymethylaminomethyl(34) synthesis enzyme MnmG translates to MINEIYDVIVVGAGHAGCEAAAAAANMGSKTLLVTMNMQTIGQMSCNPAMGGIAKGQIVREIDALGGYSGIIADKSAIQFKMLNLSKGPAMWSPRTQNDRMLFAEEWRIALENTPNLDFFQDMVKSLIVENNKVTGIITSLGIQIKGRAVVLTNGTFLNGLIHVGDKQLGGGRMGEPRAFGITEQLVSLGFEAGRMKTGTPPRVDGRSLDYSKMEEQKGDEKPQKFSYSNTPKLTKQLSCHIVYTNETVHDILREGFDRSPMFNGTIQSIGPRYCPSIEDKINRFAERERHQLFVEPEGWRTVEIYVNGFSSSLPEDIQIKAMRHIPGFGNVKVFRPGYAIEYDYFPPTQLHHTLETKLIENLYFAGQINGTTGYEEAAGQGLMAGINAHNKVHEKGEFILNRDEAYIGVLIDDLITKGTEEPYRMFTSRAEYRLLLRQDNADIRLTERSFKIGLASEERMKNVTTKITASNELEEYLKSTSLKPGIINPILSSIESSPVDQAYRASQILTRPNMTLDKLSEIDFIKEVTENISEEVKEQAEINIKYKGYIEKEKENVAKLNRLETIRIPEDFDFSKIGSLSSEAKQKLNKVQPKTIAQAARISGVSPSDINVLLIYLGR, encoded by the coding sequence ATGATAAACGAAATATACGACGTGATTGTGGTCGGCGCCGGACATGCTGGATGTGAGGCCGCTGCAGCAGCTGCAAATATGGGTTCAAAAACCCTTCTCGTTACGATGAATATGCAAACAATCGGGCAAATGTCTTGCAATCCAGCGATGGGCGGGATTGCAAAAGGGCAAATTGTCCGAGAAATTGATGCACTCGGAGGTTACTCAGGCATCATAGCAGACAAGTCTGCCATCCAGTTTAAAATGCTAAACCTTTCCAAAGGTCCGGCAATGTGGTCTCCGCGGACTCAAAACGATAGAATGCTTTTCGCTGAAGAGTGGAGAATTGCCCTGGAAAACACTCCAAATCTTGATTTCTTTCAGGATATGGTGAAGAGTTTAATTGTAGAAAATAATAAAGTTACAGGTATAATAACCTCATTGGGAATTCAGATTAAGGGCAGAGCAGTAGTACTTACTAACGGAACTTTTTTGAATGGCTTAATCCATGTTGGCGATAAACAGCTGGGCGGGGGAAGAATGGGTGAACCTAGAGCTTTCGGAATCACCGAACAATTGGTATCACTGGGTTTCGAAGCTGGTAGAATGAAGACCGGTACACCACCCAGAGTAGACGGTAGAAGCCTGGATTATTCTAAAATGGAAGAACAGAAAGGTGACGAAAAACCTCAAAAATTCTCTTATTCAAATACCCCAAAGCTTACCAAACAGTTAAGCTGCCATATCGTATATACCAACGAAACTGTTCATGATATTCTACGTGAAGGATTCGACAGAAGCCCAATGTTTAATGGTACTATACAAAGTATTGGACCGCGTTATTGTCCAAGTATTGAAGATAAAATTAACCGATTCGCAGAAAGGGAAAGACACCAACTTTTTGTAGAACCTGAAGGTTGGAGAACTGTTGAGATCTACGTAAATGGATTCAGTTCATCTCTTCCCGAAGATATTCAGATAAAGGCAATGCGTCATATTCCAGGGTTTGGAAATGTAAAAGTTTTCCGACCAGGTTATGCGATCGAATACGATTACTTCCCTCCTACTCAACTACATCACACCCTAGAGACAAAATTGATTGAAAACCTCTATTTCGCAGGCCAAATCAATGGTACAACAGGGTATGAAGAAGCTGCAGGACAAGGACTAATGGCGGGTATTAATGCTCACAATAAAGTACACGAAAAAGGAGAGTTTATTCTTAACCGTGATGAAGCCTATATTGGAGTTTTAATTGATGATTTAATAACCAAAGGTACAGAAGAACCTTACCGTATGTTCACCTCACGAGCTGAGTACAGATTGCTGTTAAGGCAGGATAATGCAGATATAAGGTTAACAGAAAGATCTTTCAAAATAGGACTTGCCAGTGAGGAACGGATGAAAAATGTAACCACTAAAATTACTGCAAGTAATGAATTAGAGGAATATTTAAAATCAACTTCACTAAAACCGGGTATAATCAATCCAATCCTAAGCAGTATTGAATCATCACCTGTTGATCAGGCTTACCGCGCATCTCAAATTCTTACGAGACCGAATATGACTTTAGATAAGTTGAGTGAAATTGATTTCATTAAAGAAGTAACAGAAAATATTTCTGAAGAAGTAAAAGAACAGGCTGAAATCAATATCAAATATAAGGGTTATATCGAAAAGGAAAAAGAAAATGTGGCTAAATTAAACCGTCTCGAAACAATCCGAATTCCTGAAGATTTCGATTTTTCTAAAATCGGTTCTTTATCCTCAGAAGCAAAACAAAAACTTAATAAAGTTCAGCCAAAAACTATTGCTCAGGCAGCAAGAATAAGCGGTGTATCTCCTTCGGATATTAATGTTCTACTAATCTATCTCGGACGCTAA
- the ybeY gene encoding rRNA maturation RNase YbeY, with product MIQFFFENIEQIELSGNTTKWLEDLIVSEQKKPGDINYIFCDDEYLLQINREHLQHDYYTDVITFDYVKGKTISGDIFVSLPRISENATNLSKDFDSEVHRVLAHGVLHLCGYKDKLDTEIAVMRQKEDFYLNKR from the coding sequence ATGATACAGTTTTTTTTCGAAAATATTGAACAAATAGAACTCAGTGGTAACACTACCAAATGGTTGGAAGATCTTATAGTTTCTGAGCAGAAAAAGCCGGGAGATATCAATTATATCTTCTGTGATGATGAATATCTTCTACAGATCAACCGGGAACATTTGCAGCATGATTACTATACTGATGTTATTACTTTCGACTATGTAAAGGGCAAAACCATTTCAGGCGATATTTTTGTATCTTTGCCCCGCATTTCTGAAAACGCTACCAATTTATCTAAAGATTTTGATTCTGAAGTACATAGAGTTTTAGCACATGGTGTTTTACATCTCTGCGGTTACAAAGATAAACTTGATACTGAAATAGCAGTAATGCGCCAAAAAGAGGATTTTTATCTGAATAAAAGGTAG
- a CDS encoding patatin-like phospholipase family protein, whose translation MKKTLVFLLTVVLNFCLSAQVKEGFTIPKNPKIGLSLSGGGAKGFAHIGVLKVLDSLGVKIDHVSGTSMGAIVGGLYASGYTGKEIEKIVLETDFYTIIANEKTRKETTFFDKAVDKYILSIPVKDGKINVLPKAISTGQKNIYLLKELFKNVSTIDDFSKLPIPFMCIATNLESGKIEIFEKGDLVSSIMASSAFPSLMDPVKINDSLYIDGAMTINYPSKPLKDKGIDIVIGVDLSQGLATREKLSSAIDILNQVIDFGIQKETKNQYQYTDINIHPDLTGMSATSYDAKAAILDSGYVEAQKYIETLSLLPQRKKDLLRAPLNSIYSNVYKIDSLILQNNHIFGKNYVQGKMNLRVPSLQTYGGINKMIDRLYATNNYRLINYDIIQQDDRNYLKLNVTEDDARFFLKFGLHYDEIFKTGLLLNLTAKRLLFRNSAISLDVVVGDKPRYYLNYFIDNGYIPGFGLYASGMSLDLIDADSNVSEKWNWFRNEAFIQSVWRDKYAIGGGISHDYYESKVFWETIYSNAHNYINPYVFIKTDTQDDTSFPTKGLFLYAEGKVLDLLNDELEGRTVQLKISSQINFPFTSWFTYRLGLFGGITVGESLSPFYNYRIGGIFEQNIGNFEKFQGYEFGQLNSKNMLTASNTFQFNFSKSYYVDANFSIANLFDDIKVDDILHLSESSAGVSAGYKSPFGQIKFNYSRSLNRNNNILSVILGHWF comes from the coding sequence ATGAAAAAAACACTGGTCTTCCTTCTTACAGTAGTACTGAATTTCTGCCTGAGCGCTCAGGTAAAAGAAGGATTTACCATACCTAAAAATCCAAAAATCGGATTATCACTATCTGGCGGCGGTGCCAAAGGATTTGCCCATATCGGTGTTTTAAAAGTTTTAGATTCCCTCGGAGTGAAGATCGATCATGTCTCCGGAACCAGTATGGGCGCCATTGTTGGCGGACTATATGCATCCGGATACACGGGCAAAGAAATTGAAAAAATAGTTCTGGAAACGGATTTCTACACCATTATTGCCAATGAAAAGACCCGAAAAGAGACTACTTTTTTCGATAAAGCAGTTGATAAATATATCTTAAGCATCCCGGTAAAAGACGGTAAAATAAATGTTTTACCTAAAGCGATTTCGACGGGACAGAAAAATATTTATCTCCTGAAGGAACTGTTTAAAAACGTTTCAACAATCGATGATTTTTCTAAGCTTCCAATTCCATTTATGTGCATTGCGACCAATCTTGAGAGTGGAAAAATCGAAATATTCGAGAAGGGTGATTTGGTGAGTTCCATTATGGCAAGTTCAGCATTTCCCTCGCTGATGGATCCGGTTAAGATTAATGATTCTCTTTATATCGATGGTGCGATGACCATCAACTATCCTTCTAAACCTTTGAAGGACAAAGGAATAGATATTGTGATTGGTGTAGATTTAAGTCAGGGTCTAGCCACCCGGGAAAAACTCTCAAGTGCAATTGATATTTTGAATCAGGTTATTGACTTTGGAATTCAGAAGGAAACTAAGAACCAATATCAATATACAGACATTAATATTCATCCTGATCTTACAGGTATGAGTGCCACAAGTTATGACGCTAAAGCAGCAATTCTTGATTCTGGATATGTAGAAGCACAAAAATATATAGAAACGCTTTCCTTACTTCCGCAGCGGAAAAAAGATCTTCTGCGCGCCCCACTCAATTCCATTTACTCAAATGTTTATAAAATAGATAGTCTTATCCTTCAGAACAACCATATTTTCGGAAAAAATTATGTTCAAGGGAAGATGAATCTTAGAGTTCCTTCACTTCAGACTTATGGGGGAATAAATAAAATGATAGACCGTCTTTATGCTACAAATAACTATCGGTTAATAAATTACGATATAATTCAGCAGGATGATCGTAATTATTTGAAACTTAATGTCACTGAAGATGATGCACGTTTTTTCCTTAAATTCGGACTTCATTATGATGAGATCTTTAAAACAGGACTTTTACTGAATCTTACTGCTAAAAGATTACTGTTCCGCAACTCTGCCATTTCACTTGATGTTGTTGTGGGTGACAAGCCACGATATTACCTGAATTATTTTATTGATAACGGTTATATACCAGGTTTCGGACTGTATGCATCGGGGATGAGCCTTGATTTAATAGACGCCGATTCCAATGTATCCGAAAAATGGAACTGGTTCCGAAATGAAGCCTTTATACAGTCTGTTTGGCGCGATAAATACGCTATTGGAGGCGGAATTAGCCACGATTATTACGAATCTAAGGTCTTCTGGGAAACAATTTATTCAAATGCTCATAACTACATTAATCCTTATGTCTTTATCAAAACCGATACGCAGGACGATACCAGTTTCCCCACTAAAGGACTGTTTCTATATGCAGAAGGTAAAGTTTTAGATCTGCTTAATGATGAATTAGAAGGGCGTACTGTACAGTTAAAAATATCTTCACAAATAAATTTTCCTTTTACATCGTGGTTTACTTACAGGCTAGGACTTTTTGGCGGGATTACCGTTGGTGAAAGTCTTTCTCCGTTCTACAATTACAGAATTGGCGGCATCTTTGAACAGAACATTGGGAATTTCGAGAAATTTCAGGGCTACGAATTTGGGCAGCTTAACTCCAAAAATATGCTTACTGCGTCTAATACATTCCAGTTTAATTTTTCAAAAAGTTATTATGTAGATGCCAATTTCAGCATAGCAAATCTTTTTGATGATATAAAAGTTGATGACATTCTACACCTATCAGAGTCTTCTGCAGGTGTTAGCGCTGGTTACAAATCACCTTTCGGACAGATAAAATTCAATTACAGCAGGTCATTAAACCGGAATAATAATATACTGAGTGTAATACTCGGACATTGGTTTTAA